The Streptomyces sp. Je 1-332 genome has a window encoding:
- a CDS encoding branched-chain amino acid ABC transporter permease, translating to MTTQTTAADAPTPKQDHTPTGLIAIPEGPARALATGGGILTVISTFMAWTWTAKFPGDLTVYGYPGGLQVLVLIAGTLTTLFGLASYGVKGIRALAPGGADAALKYAALAAFATTWYTIISISYQLGGLANLDPGGWVAAIATLAAFTGALALPFVRPHTYAVDPEDSSSEQIKHHLRNGMTIFKGAFAAQAPPTPRKLPSYIEILIIVAALAVGLLVFTYGIGTEYDELFIGFLITVAFSFAALSKAGLVAHVSTYTARHRNITLGGAFAAAAAFPFTQSDDQYATIGVYILIFATVALGLNIVVGLAGLLDLGYVAFLGVGAYAASMVSGSPSSPFDVHLPFWGAILVGAGASLIFGVLIGAPTLRLRGDYLAIVTLGFGEIFRLVAMNSDGTSGPDITNGSNGISSIPNLKILGFDFGIEHSIFGVTIGRFANYFFLMLLITLVVVLVFRRSGDSRIGRAWVAIREDETAALAMGINGFRVKLIAFALGATLAGLAGTVQAHVTYTVTPEQYQFANTVPPNSAFLLAAVVLGGMGTISGPLVGAALLYLIPSKLSFLGDYQLFAFGLALVLLMRFRPEGLIPNRRRQLEFHEAELAPGDTPPPTVLSKTGA from the coding sequence ATGACCACACAGACCACCGCGGCCGACGCGCCCACCCCCAAGCAGGACCACACCCCCACCGGCCTCATCGCCATCCCCGAGGGCCCCGCCCGCGCACTGGCCACCGGCGGCGGCATCCTCACCGTCATCTCCACGTTCATGGCATGGACCTGGACCGCGAAATTCCCCGGCGACCTCACCGTCTACGGCTACCCCGGCGGCCTCCAGGTCCTCGTCCTGATCGCCGGAACCCTGACCACGCTCTTCGGCCTCGCCTCCTACGGCGTCAAGGGCATACGCGCACTCGCCCCCGGCGGCGCCGACGCCGCCCTCAAGTACGCGGCCCTCGCCGCCTTCGCCACCACCTGGTACACGATCATCTCGATCAGCTACCAGCTCGGCGGCCTCGCCAACCTGGACCCCGGCGGCTGGGTCGCCGCCATCGCCACCCTGGCCGCCTTCACCGGCGCCCTCGCCCTGCCCTTCGTACGGCCACACACCTACGCGGTCGACCCGGAGGACAGCAGCAGCGAGCAGATCAAACACCACCTGCGCAACGGGATGACCATCTTCAAGGGCGCCTTCGCCGCCCAGGCCCCACCCACGCCCCGCAAACTCCCCAGCTACATCGAGATCCTGATCATCGTCGCCGCACTCGCCGTCGGCCTCCTGGTCTTCACCTACGGCATCGGCACCGAATACGACGAACTCTTCATCGGCTTCCTCATCACCGTGGCCTTCAGCTTCGCCGCGCTGTCCAAAGCCGGACTCGTCGCCCACGTCTCCACCTACACCGCACGACACCGCAACATCACACTCGGCGGCGCCTTCGCCGCCGCCGCGGCCTTCCCGTTCACCCAGAGCGACGACCAGTACGCCACCATCGGCGTCTACATCCTCATCTTCGCCACCGTCGCACTCGGCCTGAACATCGTCGTCGGCCTCGCAGGACTCCTCGACCTCGGATACGTCGCCTTCCTCGGCGTCGGCGCCTACGCGGCATCCATGGTCTCCGGATCCCCCTCCTCACCCTTCGACGTCCACCTGCCGTTCTGGGGCGCCATCCTCGTCGGCGCCGGCGCATCACTCATCTTCGGCGTACTCATCGGCGCCCCGACCCTGCGACTGCGCGGCGACTACCTCGCCATCGTCACCCTCGGCTTCGGAGAGATCTTCCGGCTCGTCGCGATGAACTCCGACGGCACATCGGGCCCCGACATCACCAACGGCTCGAACGGCATCTCCTCGATCCCGAACCTCAAGATCCTCGGCTTCGACTTCGGCATCGAACACAGCATCTTCGGCGTCACCATCGGCCGATTCGCGAACTACTTCTTCCTGATGCTGCTCATCACCCTCGTCGTCGTCCTCGTCTTCCGACGCAGCGGCGACTCCCGCATCGGACGCGCCTGGGTCGCCATCCGCGAGGACGAGACCGCGGCACTCGCCATGGGCATCAACGGCTTCCGCGTGAAGCTCATCGCCTTCGCGCTCGGCGCCACACTCGCCGGACTCGCGGGCACGGTGCAGGCACACGTCACCTACACCGTCACACCCGAGCAGTACCAGTTCGCCAACACGGTCCCGCCCAACTCGGCGTTCCTCCTCGCCGCCGTCGTCCTCGGCGGCATGGGCACCATCAGCGGACCCCTCGTCGGCGCGGCGCTGCTCTACCTCATCCCCAGCAAACTCTCGTTCCTGGGCGACTACCAGCTCTTCGCCTTCGGCCTCGCACTCGTGCTGCTCATGCGCTTCCGCCCCGAAGGCCTCATCCCCAACCGCCGCCGCCAGCTCGAATTCCACGAAGCCGAACTGGCCCCCGGCGACACGCCGCCACCCACAGTCCTCAGCAAGACAGGGGCCTGA
- a CDS encoding ABC transporter ATP-binding protein, translating into MTTDTTTSKDSPAATPAGQTVLDARGVTMRFGGLTAVRSVDLTVNSGEIVGLIGPNGAGKTTFFNCLTGLYIPTEGEVRYKDKVLPSKSFKVTAAGVARTFQNIRLFANMTVLENVLVGRHTRTKEGLWSALLRGPGFHKAEAKSRERALELLEFVGLADKAEHLSRNLPYGEQRKLEIARALASEPGLLLLDEPTAGMNPQETRATEELVLAIRDMGIAVLVIEHDMRFIFNLCDRVAVLVQGEKLVEGDSETVQQDDRVIAAYLGEPFEGAPGSTEADATGNDSTGNEENNR; encoded by the coding sequence ATGACCACCGACACCACCACCAGCAAGGACAGCCCCGCCGCGACGCCGGCCGGACAGACCGTCCTGGACGCCCGAGGCGTCACCATGCGCTTCGGCGGCCTCACCGCCGTACGCTCCGTCGACCTCACCGTCAACAGCGGCGAAATCGTCGGCCTCATCGGCCCCAACGGCGCCGGCAAAACCACCTTCTTCAACTGCCTCACCGGCCTCTACATCCCCACCGAAGGCGAAGTCCGGTACAAGGACAAGGTCCTGCCCAGCAAGTCCTTCAAGGTCACCGCGGCCGGCGTGGCCCGCACCTTCCAGAACATCCGCCTCTTCGCCAACATGACCGTCCTGGAAAACGTCCTCGTCGGCCGCCACACACGCACCAAAGAAGGCCTCTGGTCGGCCCTCCTGCGCGGCCCCGGCTTCCACAAGGCGGAAGCCAAGTCCAGGGAACGCGCCCTGGAACTCCTGGAGTTCGTCGGCCTCGCCGACAAGGCCGAACACCTCTCCCGCAACCTGCCCTACGGCGAACAGCGCAAGCTGGAAATCGCCCGCGCGCTGGCCAGCGAACCGGGCCTGCTCCTCCTGGACGAGCCCACCGCGGGCATGAACCCGCAAGAAACCCGCGCCACCGAAGAACTCGTCCTCGCCATCCGCGACATGGGCATCGCCGTCCTCGTCATCGAGCACGACATGCGCTTCATCTTCAACCTGTGCGACCGCGTAGCCGTACTCGTCCAAGGCGAGAAACTCGTCGAGGGCGACAGCGAAACCGTCCAACAGGACGACCGCGTCATCGCCGCCTACCTGGGCGAACCCTTCGAAGGAGCCCCCGGCAGCACAGAAGCCGACGCCACGGGCAACGACTCGACGGGCAACGAGGAGAACAACCGATGA
- a CDS encoding ABC transporter ATP-binding protein yields the protein MTALLEVEDLKVAYGKIEAVKGISFKVEAGEVVTLIGTNGAGKTTTLRTLSGLLKPVGGSIKFNGKALRKYRADQIVSLGLAHSPEGRHIFPRMTIENNLRLGAYLRSDKAAIEKDIARAYELFPILGERRKQAAGTLSGGEQQMLAMGRALMSQPKLLMLDEPSMGLSPIMMQKIMATIAELKSQGTTILLVEQNAQAALSLADHGHVMEVGKIVLSGSGNDLLHDESVRKAYLGED from the coding sequence ATGACCGCACTGCTCGAAGTCGAAGACCTCAAAGTCGCCTACGGCAAGATCGAAGCCGTCAAAGGCATCTCCTTCAAGGTCGAAGCCGGCGAAGTCGTCACCCTGATCGGCACCAACGGCGCAGGCAAGACCACCACACTGCGCACACTCTCCGGACTGCTCAAGCCCGTCGGCGGCTCCATCAAATTCAACGGGAAAGCACTACGGAAATACCGCGCCGACCAGATCGTCTCCCTCGGCCTCGCCCACTCCCCCGAGGGCCGGCACATCTTCCCGCGCATGACGATCGAGAACAATCTACGGCTCGGCGCATACCTGCGCAGCGACAAGGCCGCCATCGAAAAGGACATCGCGCGCGCCTACGAACTCTTCCCCATCCTCGGAGAACGCAGAAAGCAAGCAGCGGGCACACTCTCCGGCGGCGAACAACAAATGCTCGCCATGGGCCGCGCCCTCATGTCCCAGCCCAAACTGCTCATGCTCGACGAACCCTCCATGGGCCTGTCACCGATCATGATGCAGAAGATCATGGCCACCATCGCCGAACTCAAATCCCAGGGCACGACCATTCTCCTCGTCGAGCAGAACGCCCAAGCGGCACTCTCACTCGCCGACCACGGTCACGTCATGGAGGTCGGCAAGATCGTCCTCTCCGGATCGGGGAACGACCTGCTCCACGACGAGTCGGTGCGGAAGGCGTACCTCGGCGAGGACTAG
- a CDS encoding response regulator, whose protein sequence is MTSPESPQPVADDDDKSHVPPLTTRVVIAEDEALIRLDLKEMLEEEGYTVVGEAGDGEKAVELAREHQPDLVILDVKMPVMDGISAAEKIAEESIAPVLMLTAFSQRDLVERARDAGAMAYLVKPFSKTDVVPAIEMAVSRFAELKTLESEVADLTLRLETRKLVDRAKSILQTEYGLTEPAAFRWIQKTSMDRRLSMQQVAEAVIEDADEKKAAKGQ, encoded by the coding sequence GTCGCCCCAGCCCGTAGCCGATGACGACGACAAGTCGCACGTGCCTCCGCTGACGACCCGTGTCGTCATCGCCGAGGACGAGGCTCTCATCCGGCTCGACCTCAAAGAGATGCTCGAGGAAGAGGGTTACACCGTCGTCGGTGAGGCCGGTGACGGGGAGAAAGCCGTCGAGCTGGCCCGCGAGCACCAGCCGGACCTGGTGATCCTCGACGTGAAGATGCCCGTCATGGACGGCATCTCGGCGGCCGAGAAGATCGCCGAGGAAAGCATCGCCCCGGTGCTCATGCTGACCGCGTTCTCGCAGCGTGACCTGGTGGAGCGGGCCAGGGACGCGGGCGCGATGGCGTACCTGGTGAAGCCCTTCAGCAAGACCGACGTGGTGCCGGCCATCGAGATGGCCGTCTCGCGTTTCGCTGAGCTGAAGACGCTGGAGAGTGAGGTCGCGGACCTCACCTTGCGTCTGGAGACGCGGAAGCTGGTGGACCGGGCGAAGTCGATTCTTCAGACGGAGTACGGCCTGACGGAGCCCGCCGCGTTTCGCTGGATCCAGAAGACGTCGATGGACCGGCGGCTTTCGATGCAGCAGGTCGCGGAGGCTGTCATTGAGGATGCCGACGAGAAGAAGGCGGCCAAGGGGCAGTAG